Genomic segment of Apium graveolens cultivar Ventura chromosome 7, ASM990537v1, whole genome shotgun sequence:
TTTGATGTCCGGAAAGGAAAATGACTTGATTTCTAATGATGCTGTAATCCAGGAAAGCGAGGAAGATGATTTTTTATCGGTGGAAGGCGATCAGATCCTAGATagctctttttctttttcagcagTAAGTGATTCTAGCAGCATCGGAGCTGACGAAATATTAGCTTTCGAAGCTCTGTCCGATATGGGAAGACCAAGTTCTATAGTTTCCGATAAAAATGTCGGCAGTACTGAAATTATAACCAAGCCTGCAGGTTGCATAGAGTCTAACGTGACAGCGAATGTGAAAGATTCACTTGCTCTCACAGTGAGCATTGAGGATAATCTTGCAAATGGGCCTGATTACAAACCAATGGCAGTTTCCCAGTTACCATCTGAGCAAGGATCTGGTGGGCCTGGCGCACGCAGTGTTTTTGAGATCGACTATGTGCCACTTTGGGGATTCACATCTTTATGTGGACGGAGACCAGAAATGGAGGATGCACTTGCAACTGTACCCAGGTTTATGAAAATTCCTACTCAAATGCTAATTGGTGATCGAGCACTTGATGGAGTAACAAAATGTTTAAGTCACTTGACAGCTCACTATTTCGGAGTCTATGATGGTCATGGTGGATCTCAGGTAGCTCCTTCCCTTCCTCCCTCATTCTTCTTCCTCAATATGTTCATCACTTCCACATTTTGATGTGTTCCTTATTGCAGATAATTTGATCTTATATCGTGTTTGAACTTGCAGGTTGCGAACTACTGTCGGGAGCGATTTCATTCTGCTTTGGCCGAGGAGTTGGACCTTCTTATGGCCAAACTGAATG
This window contains:
- the LOC141671093 gene encoding protein phosphatase 2C 50-like isoform X2 — its product is MSGKENDLISNDAVIQESEEDDFLSVEGDQILDSSFSFSAVSDSSSIGADEILAFEALSDMGRPSSIVSDKNVGSTEIITKPAGCIESNVTANVKDSLALTVSIEDNLANGPDYKPMAVSQLPSEQGSGGPGARSVFEIDYVPLWGFTSLCGRRPEMEDALATVPRFMKIPTQMLIGDRALDGVTKCLSHLTAHYFGVYDGHGGSQVANYCRERFHSALAEELDLLMAKLNDGSTNDDCQEQWRKAFSNTFLKVDAEIGGEANAAPIAPETVGSTAAVAIVCSSHIIVANCGDSRVVLCRGKEPLALSVDHKPNREDEYARIEAAGGKVIQWNGHRVFGVLAMSRSIGDRYLKPWIIPDPEVMFIPRTREDECLILASDGLWDVMTNEEVCEMSRKRILLWHKKNGVTLPMERGEIIDPAAQAAAECLSNRALQKGSKDNITVIVVDLKAQRKFKSKS